TGTCGAACAAAAATAAGCTAGTAGTATTTGCACGTGATTGGGCAAATTAGTCAAGACGGGCGCTCTTTGCTGCGTGGCCGCTAGGCCACATGGGACAAAGTCTAATCCTGCTAGCAGAGACTGTTCCATGGATCCTACAGAGCCTCGTTGGCGGATGAATTCGAGCTTCTCTCCTCCGTCGCGGGGATGGGACTGCATGTACTCATCAGACGGATTGCCTCATAGGACTCCTGATGCTCCACATGATCATCCACCTTATGTGTCATCACTATCATCACATAGTAAAGGAAGTAGAAGTGCATTTGGCAGTGACCAGTACCTGAATCACCACCACTCTGTATCTGATGGAGCACTTTCTTATTTTGGTAGTCCTGTTGACAGCCTTCAGGCTCCACGTTGGACACCCTCTCTGCAAAGATTTGATCTTGGCGAGTTCTCTACACCTGGAGGAGGTATATATATATTCTTGTTCCTGATTACATACTGTGGATGCTGTCTTGCCATGTCTGCATTTATGTAATATACATATCTCTTCACAGAATAATGAATGGAGGCTGTCACTGAAAAAATTAACATGATAACACATTTGGAAGCATTGCATTATGTTGTAACATAGGCTTGTTTTGGTGTTAGTACGAAAGAAATTTGCTGAATTGCCTGGCTTTCCTTGCAAATAGTACTTGAAACATGGCTTGTGAATCACTGTCTTGACAGTCTATAAGTGCTGTATGTAGCGCCATTTGGATGGTCTAATTATTTCCGAAAAGATCCTGCTACACTCTTGATGTCTTCCCAAGTTCTTAACTTTTTTTGGGATATTGTGTATTGTCCCGTTCATACATGGAATGCTTCATTAAACAGTACAAAGTCTTCTGTATCAAAGATGCTAAGTAAGTATTATGTCTGGTTTGTCTAGCATAAATTTTCAACAAGATCTGAACCCAAAGAATATTATTCCCATGTCAAGGTGAGATGAGTGTGGCATGAAGGAAGTAAATCTGTACCCGTATTCGGATGAATACAAGTTCATTGAAGAATTGAGTAAGAAACTTGGTAAACACATGCCCTAATTGGATGAAATACAAGTTCCATTGACGAATTACATTTTGATGTGATTCAGGGGCACATTATGAGAGCTGGTTTTGCAGATTTAGTTACTCGGTTTCTAATTGTATCAGTTTTCATACAGCACCATTTACTTTGTCAATTGGTTTCATTGGAAATTTGGCAAAAAATATTAACCGTATACATGGGCATCAGTGCTCAGTGGTACACGTTAGAAACAGCTACCCCTGCAACACCTGAATTTTTCTTTCATCCATGTTCATGATTACTGATCAGTCATTACTATAGTGCTAGTGTTCCTTTGTTAGCTTCCTGTTTAATTAACCATTTCTCTACTCTTTGCGACCAGGACCGAAACCTGAAAGTTCCGATCTCCAATCCAGCGAGGTAGGCTCCATTTTATTTTCGTTTACTTAATCCCCCTAGTTCTCTGTCAGCTAGCATGCTTCTAACCAAAATAAACATATAGGCGTGTCCTCTGTATCATAGTgctgatttttattttttttgttcatcCTGTGCTGCAGAGACATTTAACTGCTGTGAGCAGTTTCAGTTCTGCATCCCCATTCTCGGAAACAAGTCAGCTGGCAGCTTCTGGTAAACGACCAGCTTCACATCTACCTCGCAATCATCTGGGAAGGCGATCCTTTATGTCAACACCAGTCTACCCGCTAGTCTTCCGCAATCCAGTGTCAGAAGCAGAAGCCTCAGGGGTGGCTGAGGCTAGTAATGCTGGGCGTACCACACCGAGTGATGACAGCCTGGCTTCTCCTGTGTGGAGGCGCAGTTTGGCGAGTCCTGAGCTCAAGTTCCATGACACACTGAGTGAACTTCGGAAGATGGAGGCTTCTCCTGAGCCTAACACGAGCTCTAGGAGGGAAGGATTCAGATGGAGCAGTGCTAGCAGCTATGATTTTAGatatgatggtgatgccattgacATTTCAGACCATATCAGTATTGACTCCCAAAGATCCCCAACAAGTTCAACGAGTTTCCTGAAATGTGGCTTATGCGAGAGATTCCTCAGGCAGAAGTCGCCATGGAGCTCAAACCGGATAGTTCGAAATACCAATATGCCAGTAGCAGCAGTCCTCCCATGCCGTCATGTCTTCCACGCAGACTGCCTGGAGGAAAGTACTCCGAGGAGTGAAGCCCATGAACCACCTTGCCCGCTGTGCACGCGAGCTCCCGATAGTGAAGGATGTGTATCATTCTCGGAGCCTCTTCACGCCGCGCTCAGATCCGCTCGCAGGAATCATGGCATTCGTTTTTCTTCTGGTGATGCgggtggtagcagcagcagcgcaaacCCTTCTCGCAACGACCACGTGTTGAAGAGAAATCAGTCTGCGCTCGCGCCTGCGCGCAGCGGCTCGCTGTTCCGGAACCGTTTCAAGAAGCAGTTCCCCTTCAAGGGGAGGCTCGGGAAGGACCTCTTTGGTGGCAGGGTTTTCAGGAAGGTCGgctcgtcgtcgtcttcggggGGCCAAAAGGACGACCGTCAGCTGCCAGCAGCTAATAAGCCTGACCGATCCATGGAGTAAGTAAGCTAGAGCGAAGGCGCGCCTCTATATTGTTCGCCGCCGTTACTCTACCCTTGTACCGTGTCCAAATCCGTAGTAGATGTATCCATAAACATGAAATGCAGTGCCAGTGCGCTGCGAGTACTCAGTCCAGGACGGAGCTTGTTTGTTTTGTTTGGACGGTGCCTGCCTTGGATGTGGCACCATGAGTGCGTGAACTAACTGTGCTGTGCTTTCATCATGACTCGTTTTGCCGCCTGTTGTTTTGTTTGGAGCATGCTATATTGAAAACCGGCAGGTCCGGCTCTGGAGTATTGACAGACGAGAACAGCTATCGTTTGCCATTGTTGTGCTTTGTTTCCCGTGGCCGTGGGTGTCCATGTTTAATAGCTGGTGCACATGCATTCCATCGTTGAACGGTTTACATCTTTGTGGCAAGTTGGTGGTGGCATCAAGTTCTGGGGTGAAAACCCGAAGTCTGGCTTTCATTGGTTGTACCGAACGTCTAGTCTGCTCGGACTCTCTTCCCTGAGTGAAAATCCATGATCTGATTCATATGGTTGGATCTGACGGCGATGGTGTTCATGCACCGATATCTCCCTAGAGGTGTCACAGTTTGGGATCTTGTGGTAATGGTGCTGCCTACGGCGGTGGTAGTTGTTAATGTTAATGTTGCAATAGGTTGTTCGTCTCGCCTTGACCTTTTCAGGTTGTTCCTTTTCCTTCTCAATGTGTGCAGTCTTGATTACTTGAGTAGCTCTGGATATCCTGTTGTTGCAAAAGTAAGATTTAATTTGTACTCGTATCAACTTTTGATATTAATATATTATTTTCTTATATAAAAATATTGGCTGTCAAGACCACAATTTGACCTTAAAGACAGCGTGATGGTGCGAGGCTTACATGTGTTGGTTTGTTATATAGCTTGGACAATCTTTgcgaaccaacttgtggttggatggtcAGAGGGACAGTGGTACCCCCGACctatcagggttcaagtcctggtactCGCATTCAGTGGTAGGAAACTGTGTCTGTGTTCATATGGCTCTTTCGATTTAAAAGGAATTCATAGGATTTAGATCATTGTGAATTTTCTCCATGTAGTCCGCTATGCATAATTTGAATTGTTGAGATATTTCCATAAGGATTTCTTTGCACTCTGCTTTGGAGGAAAATTCCCATCCACTCAAATGTCTTGCTACAAATCCTTTAATTTTTCTGTCTTGTCAAACACTTTCTGAATTTATGGTTCTCTAATTCGAATAGAATTAAGAGGTTATCCTACTCCAATAGCCCAATCCCATATTTCCCATTCATGTGTTTTGAGGaacctgcgaatcaaagaggcccatgTTAGAGAGAGTAGAATTTCTAGAAGAATGAAAGACTATCACATGGTGCGTTTTCTCAAAAAGAAGTGTCGGATTTTCCATCCTCCTAGTTATGAGAACCAGTCAGCAACTAAGATAAACATTTTTGTAAGTTCTATGAAAAGTCAAGTCAAAAGAAGTTCAAAGATTTCACACACTTTTTTGTTCTCGCCATGTAGCTTGAAAACATAAATATCACAAAAAAGCGCCTAGACGCTAATTACTGGATATTTATAAAAGAATTCTAGCATCTGAAAGTTCATAAAGTAATTCTGTTAACACTATTAATCTAGAAAAACAAGGGATTTTTTTCATTTATGAACAATTTTGTGTTAAAAAACTAAATGCATGAATTAAAAAAAAGAACTTCTAGAAGAGTGAATACTATTTAACTACATAATCTTCACGGGTCATTTGTAAAAAAAATTGAGGGGTTGTAAAAACTCGTTTTCAAGGACTAGATGAGAGTCAAAGAGGCCCATGTTAAAGAAAGTAGAATTTATAGAAGAATGAAAGACTATCACATGGTGcgttttgtcacatccctagcttatggcaatgcactaggctagcttcatgtgtgcatcatgtttaaattttgcctaaacttgaaatggggatgttcaaaccctagcaccaaataaaatccaactaggatcaccgtgaaatattttcaatgaacctgaaatgcccttctaaaaagttcaccctctttgtcttgggttagaacctctggcaaaattggtgcacatttttctaggtcaacagaaggtcattgaattaaatcatatgtaaattgcatttgggcatttaaatgctagtaaatatgttgaatgctcaaataattctgaaaataagtgtgggctgttggagatattctaaacagagcccctgatcattttcaggatttttagaagtacctagctatttttaataaagccacaaacttacagaaaaatagaaaaagaaaaacaaagcaaagcagaggcttacctggcgcccacctcgcaagcccacctgccggcccagcccagccaccgctccagcgagctgcttggcttggccagccaggcagccaggtgctcgacgtcggcaccagcgcgcgccatgcagctgcccgccgccctgcttcctcccctcgtcGTTCTGCCGCCCTGGGTCGGTCACCCACTCCTTCCCCGAGCCCACAGACACGTCCTttcctccccagctcctctccctcgctctcccgcaccatggccgacgccaccgcagccgcaccgtcgtcgtagtcgcgctctccgtcgtccttgcgccgtgccaccgtgtctagaagctccgccgccctcctctccttcgagcaagccgatccccgagcgctcgcttgccccgaagcttCTGCACCGACCTCGCTCGACTCCGTCACCGCCGAAGATCCCCTTTGTCGTCACCGCCGCAACGGTTCGTCCCCGACCTTGCCATCAGCTTTGTTGCAACTgccgtgagcctagctacctccccatcctccctgttccctctctcgagccccgtagcgactgcacgtagctcacccgcacgcgccgccgcggagctcgtcgccgacgaggctccggccacccaacggctgCGCCACCTTGTCCACTAGCCCTAACGCACCCTCAGGAGCTCAACGCACTAACCCACGTGCCTCGTCGTGGCCCCTAGCGACCagtccgagctcacccgagctccggtcgccgccaaactcgtcgccggcgacgtttccggcaaccccgagcccaaccaccgccaccaaacactacggcttgctcccagctacgcgtagacaCTCCCCGCCGCCCATTTGATCGCCAGAACGCGAAATTGCActcccaccgccgcgtctggcctcaccggcagctaaacgccggcgggtttgacccgttgaccttgactgggtgggcccaggttaaCTTCCCCtaagcctatgacaagtggggcccgctctgctaattaacctagggttagcgctaactaatattagttagttaaactaac
Above is a window of Triticum aestivum cultivar Chinese Spring chromosome 6B, IWGSC CS RefSeq v2.1, whole genome shotgun sequence DNA encoding:
- the LOC123138214 gene encoding uncharacterized protein, which translates into the protein MDPTEPRWRMNSSFSPPSRGWDCMYSSDGLPHRTPDAPHDHPPYVSSLSSHSKGSRSAFGSDQYLNHHHSVSDGALSYFGSPVDSLQAPRWTPSLQRFDLGEFSTPGGGPKPESSDLQSSERHLTAVSSFSSASPFSETSQLAASGKRPASHLPRNHLGRRSFMSTPVYPLVFRNPVSEAEASGVAEASNAGRTTPSDDSLASPVWRRSLASPELKFHDTLSELRKMEASPEPNTSSRREGFRWSSASSYDFRYDGDAIDISDHISIDSQRSPTSSTSFLKCGLCERFLRQKSPWSSNRIVRNTNMPVAAVLPCRHVFHADCLEESTPRSEAHEPPCPLCTRAPDSEGCVSFSEPLHAALRSARRNHGIRFSSGDAGGSSSSANPSRNDHVLKRNQSALAPARSGSLFRNRFKKQFPFKGRLGKDLFGGRVFRKVGSSSSSGGQKDDRQLPAANKPDRSME